The genomic stretch AACTTCTGGGTGGATGCTGCCCGAAATTGCCTGAAAGCATCCGTCAGAAAATGGTCGAATACGCAAACGAGGTTCGCAGGCTTTTCATGGGCGAAGCTGGTGCTGGTATGGCAAACAGTATCGAGGTCACGTTTTCAACCCGGACCCTTCTGCGTTGGGCTGATCTGACCGTGCGTTTTCAGCCTCTCTCCAGACAAGGGGTCCAACCAGTGACCTATGCCCTGGACCGGGCACTGGGATTTCGCGCCACCAGGGAAACCAGGGCCATGCTCCATGAGCTTGCCCAGCGCATTTTTCCTCAGTCCATGGGGGAGTAGAAAGGAGTGTAGCTGCTGAAACGCAAAAAGATGCCATCACTCCCGACGACCTGACCAAAGTACGCCAGGCCATGACCTCGGTCCTGCAGGCCATGGCAGCCAACCCATCCTACCTGACCAACTGCGCCCACCCTCCATCCGTTCGCCTGGAAAAACCCACACCACATGGCGGCAAATTCTGGAAAGCCGTGGCTCATCCAAACGGTCTGGCCTTGCAGTGGGGACGGCTCAATACCGCCGGGCAAGGTCGCGTCCTGGATATCCCCAGATGCGCTCAGGGCAATCCGGTGCAGGAGATGATGGATAGGGCGCTTGCCAAGATCAACGAGGGATACGGGCTTTGCTCGGTAACAACCTGAAAATCATCACACCAAAAGAGCGAGGTTGAATATATATGGATATTGCTCAACACGATTTTCCGTTTCGCCAGTCCATCGAGCTGGCCAAACAGATCCCTTCGACCGGATTTCGCTATCACTGGAAAGCCGAGGTCGATTCCCTTGGCCTGATCATCCGCATCTGGCTTGGTGGCATCGACGGCGTGCCATTTCAGACCTGCATCACCCGCATCATCAAAAGCCAGGAGTGCAAGAACAAGAATCCCGTCCAGGAGATGTGGCGCAGGGTGCTGGAAAAAATCGACAGGCAGGATTTTATCATCGTGAACGGAAATTAGGGCGCCACACTAGGCGCTCTTTTCATTTGAAGGAGAATAACATGAACACGCAAACAGACATCAAGGTCCTGGACAGCCTGCTGGTCCTGCACCTTGAAGTGAACATCTGGACGGCACGCAAGAAACTGAGCCCCGAGGATTTCGATGGCGCAAAACTCCCCCCTGAGGACTTGGCATCTCTGGGCAGCAAGAGGGTTTGTGATCCCGAAACCCTGCGAGTTTTTGGGACACTGAAAGCCAGGGCCGTGAGCCTACTGGACAGACACGGTGTCCGTTTTCTGGGTGGCTGGGCTATTCCTGAAAACCAGGCGGACAGCATCGTAACCGAACTTGATCAGATCCTGCAGGACTTCAACGCGGCCAAGGAGGATTTTCTGTCCCGGTATGATGAATCCGTTCGGGAATGGATAGCCAAGCATTCGGGATGGGAACAGATAATCGCCGATTCGACCGTAAGCGCCGACTATGTTCGAAGCCGCATGGGTTTTGTTTGGAAGCTCTTCCGCATTGTTCCGCCAGATCCGGTTAACCCGGTTATGGCAGGCCTCAAGGACGAAGTGGCAAGCTTGGGCAAAACCCTGTTCGGTGAGGTGTCCAAAGCGGCCACCGACGCTTGGCATAAATGCTTTGCCGGAAAGTCCGAGATCACGCGCAAGGCTCTTTCTCCCTTGAAGACCATTCACCAGAAACTCTCTGGCCTGAGCTTTGTCGAGCCACGGGTATCTCCGGTTGCGGATCTCATTCACACAGCGTTCGAACATTTGCCCAAACGCGGGAAAATTGAAGGCGCGAATCTGCTCATGCTCCAGGGACTCGTATCCCTGCTGCGGGACGCGGAAGCGCTCATCGAGCACGGACAGAGAATCATGGACGGGACAAGCTCTCAGGACGTTTTGTCCCTGTTGGTTGGGGGGCAGGGGCGTGTGCTGGAACAGGGTGTCCAGGATGAGCTGGACATCATGGCAGAGGTGGACGACATGCCGCCAATTTTTCCGGACATGCCCATGCAGCCCGTGATGCCGAACTGCGGGTTGTGGTAGGATTTCTGGGAGCGGTGATATCATTTGCCATCAGGAGAGTTGTGCATGGCGTGATTCATGGGTATTAGTAATAGGCAGTATATCGGAGGAGGGAATATGAAGGAGACGTTGCAGGACAGGTACCTGATTGAAAGGGCATATCGAAATGCCTTTGGTCTGTGCTCACCGTCTACGACTGACTTTCCCAAAGAGGCACTCTTTGAGCTTGGATTCAAGGCCATACTGCGCGGATCTCCCGTGACTGAGGAGGAATTGCAGGCTTGGATAGCAAAAAATTCTCCTCCCACAAAGCCCTAGTTAGAACCATAAAACGACATTTGCCGGACTTATAGTCCCGCTATTTCAAATAGAAACGAACGAAAGCCCTGGAGTCACAAGCTCCGGGGCTTTTCGTATTTGGAGGACTTCATGATCGATACACGGGCCGTGATGCGCTCGCTGCCGTTAGTGGCAAGCGTGCTCGGCAGAAAATACGGGGTACAGGTCGAGATGGGTGGGATGGATGCCTACACCGACGGCAAGACCATTCATCTGCCGGCCCTGCCAAGCGAGGTTCCGGACACGTTGCTGGCAATGGCCAGAGGCTACCTTGATCACGAAGCTGCCCATGTCCGGGAAACGGATTTCTCGGCGTTGGAACAGGCGAGGCTCACACCATTAGAAATGCACGTCTGGAATACCCTGGAGGACTGGCGGGTGGAGCATAAACTCGCGGCCATATTCCCAGGGTGCCGCCAGAATTTCGATTGGCTCATCGGGCATATCTTCGGCTCGGATGATCGGGGCGAACCCGCTGCTCCTGCGATGAATATTTTCAATTGGCTGCTGCTCGAAGTTCGGTCCTGGGATGTCCAGGTGCTGTCTAGGCATCGCGACACTTTGGCCGGACAGGTGGACATGGACTTTCAGGGTATGAGGCCGAAGATCAAGCAGGTGCTGAAGCTGGTTCGAACCAGGTGCGATTCGACTCATGCCGCCATAGATTTTGCCCGCGAAATCGTGCGCGTTCTGGATCATTTCGCGAACCATACCGACAAGCCGCAAGCACCCGATCAAAACGGACCTGAAGCGCAAAATGCTCCTTCGAGTCCATTCGAATCAGGTGAAGCCAAAAGCGAAGAAGTGCGGAGTAATGACGAAAATCCTTCGGAAATTGGGGAGGATTCTTCTCAACACACAGACCAGGAAAACGAGTCAGTACTGTCCTACTCACCCCCATCTGATCATGCCCACATCCTTATGGGAGCAGCTGACCCCGATGCTGATTATCAGGCCCGAGACGAGCTGAAGAAACTCTTGGATGCAGGGGAGGACGAGCTTCCACAAAATCTGGGAAGCATCCTTGCAAGTGTTCTTAATGATACGTCGCAGACATCGAGCTATTCAGGGATTTCCGTGGCGGTTCAGACGTCCAAGCATGCAGTCCCGCTGTCGGCCGACGATGTCCTGGAGGTCAGGCAAGCCTCCATGGCACTGCGAACCAGGCTAAGCGGATTATTGCAGACAAAAATATTGTCGCGTGCATCGAATGGCAGAAGAGGGCGTCTTGATACCGGGCATCTACATCGCCTGGCCGTGTCAGACCCGCGTGTGTTTCGCACAAAGTCCGAACGGGTTGGGATTGATACCGCCGTTCATATCCTGCTCGATTGTTCCGGATCCATGGTGCGTAGAATACACCTGGCCTGCCAAGCATGTTATGCAGTCGCCTCTGCCCTTGAGGCCTCCAGAATCAATGTCGCAGTCACCGCCTTTCCCGGCGCTCAACTTCCAAACGGATCTTATACCACCGTGTCTCCGATAATCAGGCACGGTCAGAGGGTGCACACCACCCTCGACCTGGGGCCTGCTGGAGGCACTCCTATGGGAGAGGCGCTGTGGTGGGTCATGCAGGACATGCTCCCGCTCACAGAAAAGCGAAAACTTATCCTGGTCATCACCGATGGGGATCCAGACTCAGCGGACTGCGCAAACCAGGCGATCAAGCAAGGGCTACGGGCGGGTTTTGAGATCTACGGCGTCGGGATCACGAGTTCGGCCATCATGTCGCTATTGCCCGAAAGAAGCGTTGTCGTGAACACTGTGACGGACCTTGCTCCGGCTATGTTTTCTCTGCTCCAGCACGGGATTTTCAATGATCACCAAGGTTGACCTTCAATAAAATTACGTGGCGCACGGGAGGCCTTGGCTTTCAGTTCGCAAACAACAAAGGAGAACTTATGGGGAAAATTCGCAATGGACCGATTCACGGACAGCAGGAGGCTGGAAAGAGACCTTTTGAAGGAGGTGAGACCGCATGACCTGGGGACCTGTAATCGCGATCGCAATCGCAATACTTGAAATCGTGAAGGAGAATATCGATGACTGAAGAAATCATGCCCAGAGAGGATAGGATGGGAAAAATACTGACGTTTATTGGTGGCTGTCTGGCCGGAGTTATTGGCGTGTTTACGGTAGCGGCGATGTCAGAAATGTCGTCATGCTCGACGATATCAAATGATTCAGATCATAGTAATAATCAACAAGACGAATCCTTGTCTGAATCATATACGAGTAGAGCATAGAATAATTGAAAATAAAAGACGCCGGTTTCATTTTACTTATGAATATCGGCGTCATTTTTAATGAAAAATAAAATGTGGTATTTATTAGTGTTCAATTTAAGTTAATTTTAAATTTTTAAGACCACAAAATATGTATTTGTGCATAGTCACGAGATTTAATAGGTTGATAATGAGGAAGATCAAAGCCTATTTGTTAAATGGTTAGGCTTTCTAATATGATTTTTGTAAAATTTAGTTCTTCATTTAAACAGGATTTATTATATTGTAATACATTAGAAAAAAATGCTACAAAAATAATTTGCCGTATGACAATGTTGTAGTTGATATCTTTTCAAAATTCGATATAGAGTAAAAAAAATTATGACTTTCGATGCAGATTTTGATTTTAAAGTTCAATTTTTTTTATACGTTTTTTTAATATCTTGAAATAAACGGAGTGAAATTATGAAGCATATTTTGATCTTGTTTGCGCTATCTTTTTTAGTGTCATGTGCAGATTCAAAAATTCAAGATGTTCAGGATTTGAAAGTCGGAAATTCTGATCAAACATTGATTGAAGTTGTAAATGATTATGGCTATATTAAAGATAGTAAATGGGAAATAGTTGAAGAAAAATATGGTAATACTGTTGTCAAATTTTCTGCAAATTATGATGTAAATAAATGTGTGGAAGATATGATGTCTCTCGCGCATGCTGGGTTTCCTGCAAATATAAAAGCTACTGAAGGCGTTATGCCATCTCTTAGCTATATTGTTTTTACAGGGATTGTCCAAATTTTTCAAGGATTTGATGATTATGGGGACATTTCAAAAATATTAAAAGAAGATCAGCGGATGCATAGTTTAGAAGTCATTGTAGAATTTGTCATCCCTAAAGATGGAGCGCCTCGGATTTCAAATCAATATTCAAATGTCAATGGTGAAAAAGTTCAATCTTTGGTTGATGAATATTTTCCAGAAATGCTAAATGGATTTATTCCTGCATCAATTGTTACTTTAGGTGAGCAGATAAAAAAAGAGCATATTCGAAAAATTTATGATGAAAAAGAAAGGATTAAAAAAGAAAATTATATATTAGAGTCTAACTCACTATTTCAAAAATTTAAATCAAACTTTTCTGGTGAGTGGATTAACTTTAAAAAATATAATAGAGATTGGCTTGAAACTAAAAGTTTTATATTCGAATTCGATGTGTTTATTTTTAGTAATGGAAACAATAATTCGATGGTCTTGAATTTGTATGAGTATAAAGTTCAATCAGATAGATTTTTGCTATTCTTGCTTGAGTGTGAAAAGCGCGAACTTGATGTTAAACTTAGAAAAGTCGACAAGGTTTATGAAAATTACAGTCAAGATGTTCGTGATCAAAAGGTTGAAAAATTGAATGCAGAAATTAACGCACTAGTTGAGCGTATTAATATTGTAAGTTTGACTCCATATCGTGTTGTTGATGTTCGTCACGCTATTCATGATCTAGTCTTGAATTTTAATGCTGTATTGCCAATTAGTTCTCGTCTTGATAGTTATAAATATGTATATTCGAGTAACTTAGTTTCTGATTTTAATAATTTAATGTTTAATTTTGGAGTTAATGATGGAGTTAATGATTCGAAAGTATTAGTAACTATTGGTCAGTCTAAAGATGAAAAAAGTTTCTATTTATATAGAAAAGTAATTGATTCTGATATAAGTAAAAATTTTGAAGAATGTAAGCCTATCTTTGAAGAGCATAAAGTTTTTTTTCAAGATATAATTCAAAATTTTGATTATAGTAAATAAGTATCAATTTAATAGTAGCAGTGATGTATTAATATTGTTGACTATGTCGTGATAATTAATTTAGTGTCTATTTTTATGGTGTATTTAGTAGCAAAACGATTAGATACGGACGAAAAAAATTTGTATCTAATCGTTGAGTAAATGTTCAGGCACCACCCCTTCAAAGGCTTGCTTTCTCGTGCGCTTGAGCGTCTCGAAACTGAAGTACGAAGAAGGTTTCATGAGCAAAATATAAATGAGGCCGGATTCCCTGGGAGGGGTGTCCGGCCTGACATTTTCAGATTTACGTCACTACCAGTTACTCAGCCTTGGAGGCCTTTTTGCGCTTCTCCCACAATTTCATGTCCTGCATCGTCTTGCGGCGATCTCGGGCTAGAGATTTTGCTACTAGGGAAGTACCTTTCTTGTAGCCATATTTTTCCTTGTACTGTTCGGGAGTGAGTCCGTGTGCAGCCAAGTGGCGCTTCGTCAAAACTTTGAATGACTTTCCACACTCGCAGCAAAGGACGCTCTTTTCTCGAATCGCATTTTTAGGGTCGATAGCGGGTCCGGTTTCGACAACAGGAGCGCCACCTTCATCGACTCCACGAATGCTGCCAGCCAAGGCCTTGATCATGGATGTGATCTCTTCCTCGTTCATATTGCGCACAGATGCTTGGGCTTTTACGATCTCGATTGCTTGCTTGAGATAATCTTCCATGTTTTCTCCTGTGGATCTACTAGGATTTGATTGTTAGCTCGTAGCACAATTTGTGCCTACACCGATTTAAAGGTGCGATGGAAGAAGCTACATCCAAATAGCAAGAAGGTAAATGCCGACAGAGTGCTGAAACTACGGATTGAAGTTGAGCTCGTTTACTGCACTTCCCCGTAAATAACGCGCTGGACGCTCGACAGGCTACATCCGAGTTGCTCTGCAATCTTTCGAAATGAGACGCCTTGTTCTCGCAATGCACGCACCTTGGTCCGGTCGACGCTTTTTTTTCTGCCACCCTTGCCATGGGCATATTTGCCAGCTGCTTTGGCCTTCTCGATACCTTCACGCTGGCGTTCTCTCAGGATATTCCGCTCGAATTCCGCAAAGCTGCCCAGGACATCAAAAAGTAATTTGGTGAACGGATCGTGGTTATCCCTGGTGAACGTCAGATTTTCCTTCACGAATTTTACGGTGACGCCTTTTGCAATCAACTGGCTGATGATGTTTTGCAGATCCTGGAGGCTGCGGGCAAGCCTGTCGATAGAGTGGATCCACAACGTGTCGCCTTCGTCCAGACGTGAAAGGCAGTCCTGAAGCTCAGGTCTGTCAGTGTTTTTTCCGGACGCCTTCTCTTCATAGACCTTCCAGAAATCGATCTTACAATCGGCCAGCTGTCGAGCTGTATTCTGCTCGTGGGTGCTGACCCTGACATATCCGACGTGGCGTCCATTCATCGATGTCTCCGGCATTGAAATTAGGGTTTCTTGCCAGAAATTGTGCCCAATAAAGATCTAGATGTAAATATAAAGTGTGCCCAAAATATTAAAAACAAATAATTATGGGCACGATTTCTCGTGCCCATAATTGTGCCCAGAAAGGGTGTGCCCTTTATGGAGTGCATGCTGCTTGTTTATGAAACGTCTCTTAACTAGAAGTTGAGAATCCTGTCGGCGCGTAGCACATGCTCATACAAAAATTTCATGTTTGAGAGTTTGACATGCTCAATCGCATCCACACCGTGAATGCCCATGCACTTGCCTCAGGCGACGAGCACACCCTCGCTCAAGTCGAAGAGCTTGGCCTGTTCGGCGATGGGGAAGGTTTCGCTGTCGCCGGCGTAGAGGTCCACAGCAGGTCCATTCAGAAAAAGAGTCACGTCTTCGCCTTCGGTCAGCAGGAAGTTGCCGAATCTGACGGTGTTCCATTTGATCTCTGGGTCGGCGCTGGAAAGGATGAGAAGTATTTGCATTATCACTCCATTTGTTAATTTTTGAGTCGAAATATTCGATAGGATGGCTACTGTAAATTCCTCTTTCAGGCGAGGAGGGTCTCAGCTTAAGGCCAAGTGGCTATTTGGCATATGTTGCCGCTGGCGTTTCAGAAGCACGGAATCACGACGGCCAATACACATGAGATGAGAGCGAACGCCCAGTCGTAGCCCAGAACTCCGATCAGGAGGGCCCCCTGTATTGGGCCAGACAGTTTTCGATATCGAAGATGGGCCGGAAGACGTCCATGGCCGAACCGCTTCGGCTTGTACTAACCGTTGGTGCTGATGATGTATTTATTTTTCATCCTCAGAGAATGAGTTTCTATCAATTCTCGTACAATACCAAGCGCTACTGATGAATAATTTTTTATTTAATCTAAAAATTAGTTATATAATTTAATATCGATGACATTTGCTTATTGATTTTTTCATAGTCTTTAAATGTTGAAGATTTTATAATTGATTTTGATTGAATAAAATTGTCTGCAACAAGTTCTTCATTGCAGTTTGCAATCATTGAATCAATGGTTTCTGGAGTTGTTTCAAGGTGAAATTGTAACCCAATTATGTTTTTTCCATACTGAAAGGCTTGTTGTTCGCAAGCTACGCTTTGTGCCAATTGCACGGCTCCTTCGGGCAAGGTGAACGTTTCGCCGTGCCAATGAAAAACTTTAAGCGTATCTGGAAACTGAAAATCGGTATTCGGCACCTTGGTTATGTCAAACCAGCCGATTTCTTTTTGGGAATTTTTGTAAATTTCAGCCCCGAGCGCACTTGCCAGCAATTGGGCTCCTAAACAAATTCCAAGCATAGGAATCCCTGCACTGATTGCTTCTCGTAAAAATCTTTTTTCTTCAACAAGCCAAGGAAACTCCAATTCGTCATGGACACTCATGGGACCGCCCATGATTATAATAAGGTCTATTTTAGACAAAGCAGGCAGATCATTCGACTCGTAAAAACGCGTATATGACACGTTCGCGTTGCGCTGGTTTAACCATTTATCGATACTTCCAATGCCTTCGAAAGAAACATGTTGCAGTATGTGGACATTCATGAGGAAGCGCCTCTGATATGATTGCAGATTATTCAACTTGTCGATTGAGATCTTCACATGTTCAATTAGCATTCAGGGTCTTGGTCTCTAACCAAGACCCTGAGCAAATACTTTCGATTCATAAGTCAACAGCCGACATAAGCGACCGGCATGATCCTATTCCATCCCGCCCTTCGTCTTTGTTCAGATAGGCGGGGCAATGGTGACCACGGTGCGCATGTCAGTAATCGCCCTGATCCCGTGGGGAACGGCAATATCGCAGACGAGAACATCGCCGGCTTTGGCCGGCAGGATCCCGTCTTTCGCCAGAAATTCACCTTCGCCTTCCAGGATGAGAATTGAAAGCTGACCCTCAAGGTCATGAGAGTGGATGGGCAATTGCTGTCCCGCCCGGAAGTTGAAGTTCAGAATTTTGAAATAGGGAGATTCGTGGACCAAAAGCTTCTTCAGGCCAAGGTCGTTGAATCCGTTGGCTTCGAACAAGTTGATTTTCTTCATGGTGCTACTCCGTGTGGTTATTGCTGATCAAAATCATCATGCACATAGGTAATGCGAAAAATACGATTGTACATTTTTTTGTTTGCTTTCAGGTCAGTGTCAATCAGCGTCCAATAAATTTCTACGAGTTGACTTTGTGGTCAGTCTGCCTTGATGGTTGAGGCACATTTTTCTGCCCACTATTTGAGTTGCTTCAATTGTTCAAAAAAAATCAGGGCCCTGATTGGTGACCAGAGCCCTGATAAAAGATGCCTGTAAATCCATCACTAGCCGGCGGTTGCGACCGACTTGATCCTTCTATTTTCATCCCAGATCTGCTCGGCCTTGGGCGTGACCTTCAGATACTTGAACCACTTGTGGCTCGCCATGTGTTCCGGGTCCATTTGGAGTTCGCGGCTGTGTTCCATGATGGGCGGCACGAGTTCCTTGATGTCCTGGGACAGGGCTTCGGCGGTCGTGAAGGCTGCCGCCTTGATGGCGATGTCCACGGCCTTCTGGCTGTACTGCTGGGACTTGGCCAGGGTGTCCAGGGCCTTGGTCGGGTTGTGGAAGCCGACGCTGTTTTCTGCGGACACGAGATCCCAGAAGAATTGACCCTTGCGGCACATCTGGCGGGCATCAATCATGAGCCTCTCATAATCGGCCGGCTTTTCACCTGTGAATTCGCTGGCCATGCGGATGGCCTCGTGGGCCTTGACCGAGGTGTCCTGGGCGACCATGAGCTGCTGCCAGACCTTGTCCTGGGTGTAAATGACGCGCTGCTTGAGGTAGTCTGGCGTCTTGTCCGTGTGGCATTGACGGCAGGCCTTCATGTCCGGGTCTTTCAAGGGTGAGTTCCAATGATGGTTGGACATCTTCTTC from Desulfomicrobium apsheronum encodes the following:
- a CDS encoding DUF3150 domain-containing protein, producing the protein MNTQTDIKVLDSLLVLHLEVNIWTARKKLSPEDFDGAKLPPEDLASLGSKRVCDPETLRVFGTLKARAVSLLDRHGVRFLGGWAIPENQADSIVTELDQILQDFNAAKEDFLSRYDESVREWIAKHSGWEQIIADSTVSADYVRSRMGFVWKLFRIVPPDPVNPVMAGLKDEVASLGKTLFGEVSKAATDAWHKCFAGKSEITRKALSPLKTIHQKLSGLSFVEPRVSPVADLIHTAFEHLPKRGKIEGANLLMLQGLVSLLRDAEALIEHGQRIMDGTSSQDVLSLLVGGQGRVLEQGVQDELDIMAEVDDMPPIFPDMPMQPVMPNCGLW
- a CDS encoding cobaltochelatase CobT-related protein, producing MIDTRAVMRSLPLVASVLGRKYGVQVEMGGMDAYTDGKTIHLPALPSEVPDTLLAMARGYLDHEAAHVRETDFSALEQARLTPLEMHVWNTLEDWRVEHKLAAIFPGCRQNFDWLIGHIFGSDDRGEPAAPAMNIFNWLLLEVRSWDVQVLSRHRDTLAGQVDMDFQGMRPKIKQVLKLVRTRCDSTHAAIDFAREIVRVLDHFANHTDKPQAPDQNGPEAQNAPSSPFESGEAKSEEVRSNDENPSEIGEDSSQHTDQENESVLSYSPPSDHAHILMGAADPDADYQARDELKKLLDAGEDELPQNLGSILASVLNDTSQTSSYSGISVAVQTSKHAVPLSADDVLEVRQASMALRTRLSGLLQTKILSRASNGRRGRLDTGHLHRLAVSDPRVFRTKSERVGIDTAVHILLDCSGSMVRRIHLACQACYAVASALEASRINVAVTAFPGAQLPNGSYTTVSPIIRHGQRVHTTLDLGPAGGTPMGEALWWVMQDMLPLTEKRKLILVITDGDPDSADCANQAIKQGLRAGFEIYGVGITSSAIMSLLPERSVVVNTVTDLAPAMFSLLQHGIFNDHQG
- a CDS encoding MucR family transcriptional regulator, whose protein sequence is MEDYLKQAIEIVKAQASVRNMNEEEITSMIKALAGSIRGVDEGGAPVVETGPAIDPKNAIREKSVLCCECGKSFKVLTKRHLAAHGLTPEQYKEKYGYKKGTSLVAKSLARDRRKTMQDMKLWEKRKKASKAE
- a CDS encoding recombinase family protein → MNGRHVGYVRVSTHEQNTARQLADCKIDFWKVYEEKASGKNTDRPELQDCLSRLDEGDTLWIHSIDRLARSLQDLQNIISQLIAKGVTVKFVKENLTFTRDNHDPFTKLLFDVLGSFAEFERNILRERQREGIEKAKAAGKYAHGKGGRKKSVDRTKVRALREQGVSFRKIAEQLGCSLSSVQRVIYGEVQ
- a CDS encoding DsrE family protein translates to MQILLILSSADPEIKWNTVRFGNFLLTEGEDVTLFLNGPAVDLYAGDSETFPIAEQAKLFDLSEGVLVAUGKCMGIHGVDAIEHVKLSNMKFLYEHVLRADRILNF
- a CDS encoding type 1 glutamine amidotransferase, coding for MNVHILQHVSFEGIGSIDKWLNQRNANVSYTRFYESNDLPALSKIDLIIIMGGPMSVHDELEFPWLVEEKRFLREAISAGIPMLGICLGAQLLASALGAEIYKNSQKEIGWFDITKVPNTDFQFPDTLKVFHWHGETFTLPEGAVQLAQSVACEQQAFQYGKNIIGLQFHLETTPETIDSMIANCNEELVADNFIQSKSIIKSSTFKDYEKINKQMSSILNYITNF
- a CDS encoding cupin domain-containing protein, encoding MKKINLFEANGFNDLGLKKLLVHESPYFKILNFNFRAGQQLPIHSHDLEGQLSILILEGEGEFLAKDGILPAKAGDVLVCDIAVPHGIRAITDMRTVVTIAPPI